The following coding sequences lie in one Candidatus Binatus sp. genomic window:
- a CDS encoding class I SAM-dependent methyltransferase yields the protein MADEKSQLDWGKIKNFSQQVSTDIGAAMFGALSYIGDRLDIFKTLADAGAVTSAGLAERTGLSERYLREWLSAMSAAGYVIYDAAAKTYTMPAEHAMVLAREESPFFAGGFMEMIVPQMSIAPKVMQSFKNGRGVPQSEYPAETWEAMERSSASMYRDRLVRKWLPTMPQVVAKLTEGGTALDVGCGSGRAAIAIASAFPKTEAHGFDAHPGSVERARANAKAAGVGERIKFDVVDCTKLPEAKFDFISTFDVVHDSVDPGALLASIRRALKPGGTYLMVEVNVSSNLEDNINPMGRMMYSMSTLYCMTVSLAHGGAGIGACMGEAKARELVAAAGFSKFRRLPIDDAFSVLYEIQV from the coding sequence ATGGCCGACGAAAAATCGCAGCTCGATTGGGGCAAAATAAAAAACTTCTCGCAGCAGGTGTCCACCGATATCGGCGCCGCGATGTTTGGAGCGCTCAGCTACATCGGCGATCGATTGGATATCTTCAAGACGCTCGCCGACGCCGGCGCCGTGACCAGCGCGGGGCTCGCGGAGCGCACCGGACTCAGCGAACGCTATCTGCGCGAGTGGCTGAGCGCGATGTCGGCGGCCGGCTACGTGATCTACGACGCGGCGGCGAAGACCTACACGATGCCGGCGGAGCACGCGATGGTGCTGGCGCGGGAAGAGTCGCCATTCTTCGCTGGCGGCTTTATGGAGATGATCGTGCCGCAGATGTCGATCGCGCCCAAGGTGATGCAATCGTTCAAGAACGGCCGCGGTGTTCCACAAAGCGAATATCCGGCCGAGACCTGGGAGGCGATGGAGCGATCGTCGGCTTCGATGTATCGCGATCGGCTGGTGCGGAAATGGCTGCCGACGATGCCGCAAGTCGTCGCGAAATTAACCGAGGGCGGCACGGCGCTCGACGTTGGATGCGGCAGCGGCCGCGCGGCAATCGCGATCGCGTCGGCGTTCCCCAAGACGGAGGCGCACGGCTTCGATGCGCATCCGGGATCGGTCGAGCGCGCGCGCGCCAATGCCAAAGCTGCGGGCGTCGGCGAGCGCATCAAGTTCGACGTCGTCGATTGCACGAAACTGCCCGAGGCCAAATTCGATTTCATCTCAACCTTCGATGTGGTGCATGATTCGGTCGATCCGGGCGCGCTGCTCGCGTCGATCCGGCGCGCGCTCAAGCCGGGCGGCACCTACCTGATGGTCGAAGTGAACGTGTCGTCGAATCTCGAGGACAACATCAACCCGATGGGGCGCATGATGTACTCGATGAGCACGCTCTACTGCATGACGGTGTCGCTCGCGCACGGCGGCGCGGGAATCGGCGCGTGCATGGGCGAAGCGAAGGCGCGCGAACTGGTCGCGGCGGCGGGCTTCTCGAAATTCCGGCGATTGCCGATCGACGACGCGTTTTCAGTGCTCTACGAAATCCAGGTCTGA
- a CDS encoding FAD-binding protein, which produces MLKIAVCIKQIPLVEEANFDAATKTIKRDGPNVISAFDLRAVSLAMELKGRHGAENTVITMGPPQARDALNDALAMGMDRAVHLEDRAFAGADTLATARALALFIKREKFDLVLLGKYSLDAETGQVGPEIAELIGAAQITGARKLNIDGQIVTAERESDEGFDEVEAALPVVITCAERVAQPIKVKPGASDEAKKKTIFAVRASELSGDPKEFGLAGSPTWVQEVRIVETPKTECKFIDASDPERAAAEVIAELEALGALSHREHKRRPVQAIRRADKRGADLWVGCEIDLEGRITRGTLELLSRGDEIASRLGGALIAFGFGGAIVRHAGLLTSFGADKVLAIEHPALEPYTPETAAEAAATLVKLHAPWGILLGATERGRDWGPRLAARLGLGLTGDAIDIELDAENRMVALKPAFGGNIVAPIYSKTFPQMATVRPGVLELAAPSEKKEAEVEIARPEISAPKSRLIKAHSLLDTSIVPLEGAEVVVGIGTGVGGPEGVAQASAFARVLGAGMCATRRVTDQGWVPRQLQVGLTGKSIDPRLYIAIGVRGAPNHTCGLKRAQTIVAINNDADAMIFARANIGLVADWNAVLPALQDAFQRRLE; this is translated from the coding sequence GTGTTGAAAATTGCCGTGTGCATAAAGCAGATCCCGCTCGTCGAGGAAGCGAATTTCGACGCTGCGACCAAAACTATCAAGCGCGACGGGCCGAACGTGATCAGCGCGTTCGACTTGCGCGCGGTTTCGCTCGCGATGGAATTGAAGGGGCGCCACGGGGCCGAGAATACCGTCATCACGATGGGACCGCCGCAAGCGCGCGACGCGCTGAACGACGCGCTCGCGATGGGGATGGATCGCGCGGTGCATCTCGAGGATCGCGCGTTCGCCGGCGCGGATACCCTCGCGACTGCGCGCGCGCTGGCGCTCTTTATCAAACGCGAAAAATTCGATCTCGTCCTGCTCGGCAAATATTCGCTCGACGCGGAAACCGGACAGGTCGGCCCGGAAATCGCCGAACTGATCGGCGCGGCGCAAATCACCGGTGCGCGCAAACTCAATATCGACGGGCAAATCGTGACGGCCGAGCGCGAAAGCGACGAAGGTTTCGATGAAGTCGAAGCAGCGTTGCCGGTCGTGATCACGTGCGCCGAGCGCGTCGCGCAACCGATCAAGGTCAAGCCCGGCGCGTCCGATGAAGCCAAGAAGAAAACCATCTTCGCCGTGCGAGCGTCGGAGTTAAGCGGCGATCCGAAGGAGTTCGGACTCGCGGGATCGCCGACCTGGGTGCAGGAAGTTCGCATCGTCGAGACGCCAAAGACCGAATGCAAATTTATCGACGCGAGCGATCCGGAGCGCGCGGCGGCCGAGGTGATCGCGGAACTCGAAGCGCTCGGCGCGCTCAGTCATCGCGAGCACAAACGCCGGCCAGTCCAGGCGATTCGGCGCGCGGACAAGCGCGGCGCGGATCTGTGGGTCGGATGCGAGATCGATCTCGAAGGACGCATCACGCGCGGCACGCTCGAATTGCTCTCGCGCGGCGACGAGATCGCGTCGCGGCTCGGCGGCGCGCTTATCGCGTTCGGTTTCGGCGGGGCGATCGTTCGCCACGCCGGATTGCTGACGAGTTTCGGCGCCGACAAAGTGCTCGCGATCGAGCATCCGGCGCTCGAGCCATACACGCCGGAAACCGCGGCCGAAGCCGCGGCGACGCTCGTCAAGCTGCACGCGCCGTGGGGAATTTTGCTCGGCGCGACGGAGCGCGGGCGCGATTGGGGACCACGGCTGGCGGCCCGGCTCGGACTCGGGCTTACCGGCGACGCGATCGATATCGAACTCGACGCGGAGAATCGGATGGTCGCGCTGAAGCCCGCCTTCGGCGGCAATATCGTTGCGCCGATCTATTCGAAGACTTTTCCGCAGATGGCGACCGTGCGGCCGGGCGTGCTCGAACTCGCGGCGCCGTCGGAAAAAAAAGAAGCCGAAGTCGAAATCGCGCGGCCGGAAATCAGCGCGCCGAAAAGCCGGCTAATCAAGGCGCACTCGCTGCTCGATACCTCGATCGTTCCGCTCGAAGGCGCCGAAGTGGTGGTCGGAATCGGCACCGGCGTCGGCGGTCCCGAAGGCGTCGCGCAGGCGTCGGCGTTTGCGCGAGTGCTCGGCGCCGGGATGTGCGCGACGCGGCGCGTGACGGATCAGGGTTGGGTGCCGCGCCAGTTGCAGGTCGGGCTCACTGGCAAGTCGATCGATCCGCGGCTGTATATCGCGATCGGCGTGCGCGGTGCGCCCAATCATACCTGCGGACTGAAGCGCGCGCAGACAATCGTCGCGATCAACAACGATGCGGATGCGATGATTTTCGCGCGCGCCAATATCGGACTCGTCGCCGATTGGAACGCGGTGCTGCCCGCGCTCCAGGATGCGTTCCAGCGCCGGTTGGAGTAG
- a CDS encoding iron ABC transporter permease, whose amino-acid sequence MSATSASTTPPLRRDSASVEPAHLTRARLVSVLTALAILLIVSALVAVSFGSAHISLIRAFGDSASPDHAIFYGARLPRVLMGIAVGAVLAAVGTALQALVRNPLAEGGILGISGGGALGAIVALVMFAQIGGGEATVPLCAFGAALLSTVAVYRLALVDGQLEPFTLLLVGVIFNAFWGAAIMLVNSVVNFYYAHSILFWLMGSLEAPTYREVEIVAGLGLAGFAVLMLHARDLNLLSLGDESAAELGVDVDRLRRTIFIATSVMIGAAVSVSGIISFVGLIVPHMLRLAFGADHRLLLPASLIGGAAFMVAADLVARVAIAPAEIPVGAITALCGGPFFIFMLRREGRRPLSL is encoded by the coding sequence GTGAGCGCGACGAGCGCATCGACGACGCCGCCACTCCGCCGCGATTCGGCGAGCGTCGAGCCGGCGCATCTCACGCGCGCGCGCCTCGTATCGGTGCTCACCGCGCTCGCGATCCTGTTGATCGTATCCGCGCTGGTGGCGGTATCGTTCGGCAGCGCACATATCAGCTTGATTCGCGCGTTCGGCGATTCCGCTAGTCCCGATCACGCAATCTTCTACGGGGCACGCTTGCCGCGAGTGCTGATGGGAATCGCGGTCGGCGCGGTGCTCGCCGCGGTCGGCACGGCGCTGCAGGCGCTGGTGCGCAATCCGCTCGCCGAGGGCGGAATCCTCGGCATCTCGGGCGGCGGCGCACTTGGCGCGATCGTGGCGCTCGTGATGTTCGCGCAAATCGGTGGCGGCGAAGCGACGGTCCCGCTATGCGCATTCGGCGCCGCGCTGCTCTCGACCGTCGCGGTGTATCGGCTCGCGCTGGTCGATGGACAACTCGAGCCGTTCACGCTGCTGCTGGTCGGCGTGATCTTCAACGCCTTCTGGGGCGCCGCGATCATGCTGGTGAACAGCGTCGTCAATTTTTATTACGCGCACAGCATCCTGTTCTGGCTGATGGGCAGTCTCGAAGCGCCGACGTATCGCGAAGTCGAAATCGTCGCCGGCCTCGGCCTCGCCGGATTTGCGGTCTTGATGCTTCACGCGCGCGACCTGAACCTGCTGAGCCTCGGCGATGAATCGGCGGCGGAACTTGGCGTTGACGTCGATCGTTTGCGGCGCACGATTTTCATCGCGACCTCGGTGATGATCGGCGCGGCGGTGTCGGTCAGCGGAATCATCTCGTTTGTCGGACTGATCGTTCCACACATGCTGCGCCTCGCGTTCGGCGCGGACCATCGATTGTTATTGCCTGCTTCGCTGATCGGCGGCGCGGCGTTCATGGTTGCGGCCGATCTCGTCGCGCGCGTCGCAATCGCGCCGGCTGAAATTCCGGTCGGCGCGATCACCGCTCTGTGCGGCGGTCCATTTTTTATCTTCATGCTGCGGCGCGAAGGACGGCGCCCGCTCTCGCTATGA
- a CDS encoding metallophosphoesterase, giving the protein MSTAELIEISSNDAPLPELDPIARAKPPFALRPLHRMWRRTIDNILVSEVSLPVRGLPTAMAGMVACQISDFHVDRDEDLERLGAAVDCINQQQPDFVFLTGDYFSGPDTMHRYLGAFTDALKDLSPQLGVYAILGNHDHWSSAERITIALKRAGADVLANESRRLALRGEKIVVVGIDDLWSRRAEPARAFADVRTGDCSIVLAHNPDTALYTRHLKPGVMLSGHTHGGVVRIPYYGSPLKSILRIGKQFYSGLNRYEDFFIYTNRGLGTFWVRIRINCPPEVSRFTLAALGDHVEVESPAPRKLRPLKGVRGRRIKRRAAPRLRRKRS; this is encoded by the coding sequence ATGTCCACGGCCGAGTTAATCGAAATATCAAGCAACGACGCTCCGTTGCCAGAACTCGACCCGATCGCGCGCGCGAAGCCGCCATTTGCGCTTCGCCCACTCCATCGGATGTGGCGGCGAACCATCGACAATATTCTGGTCTCCGAAGTATCGCTGCCGGTGCGCGGATTGCCGACTGCGATGGCCGGCATGGTCGCGTGCCAGATCAGCGACTTCCACGTCGATCGCGACGAGGACCTCGAACGCCTCGGAGCCGCGGTCGATTGTATAAATCAGCAGCAGCCCGATTTCGTGTTCCTGACCGGCGACTATTTTTCCGGCCCCGACACGATGCATCGCTATCTCGGCGCATTCACTGACGCGCTGAAAGATCTCAGCCCGCAGCTTGGCGTGTACGCGATTCTCGGCAATCACGATCATTGGTCGTCGGCCGAGCGAATCACGATCGCGCTGAAGCGCGCCGGCGCCGACGTGCTTGCGAATGAAAGCCGCCGCCTGGCGCTGCGCGGTGAAAAAATCGTCGTCGTCGGCATCGACGATTTATGGTCGCGCCGCGCCGAACCCGCGCGCGCGTTCGCCGACGTAAGAACCGGCGATTGCTCGATCGTGCTCGCGCACAATCCCGATACGGCGCTCTACACGCGTCATCTGAAGCCGGGCGTGATGCTCTCGGGGCATACGCACGGCGGCGTTGTGCGGATTCCGTACTATGGCTCGCCGCTCAAATCGATACTGCGCATCGGCAAGCAGTTCTATTCGGGCCTCAACCGCTACGAAGATTTTTTCATCTACACGAATCGCGGACTGGGCACGTTCTGGGTGCGGATTCGAATCAACTGCCCGCCCGAAGTTTCGCGCTTTACGCTGGCGGCGCTCGGCGATCACGTTGAAGTCGAATCTCCGGCGCCAAGAAAGCTGCGCCCGCTGAAAGGCGTTCGCGGACGCCGCATCAAACGTCGCGCCGCCCCGCGCCTTCGTCGCAAACGTTCATAG
- a CDS encoding heme ABC transporter ATP-binding protein produces MSAHSDASAIALQASAIHAGYPAVPVLHGVSLQVAMGEMLAIVGPNGAGKSTLLKVLNGSMLPASGSVELFGRPIASMNRRELARTIASVGQENAVAFRFTVLEIVLMGRAPHLGAFHFESPRDLEIATAALDSFGLAHLAGRHIQELSGGERKRAFLARALAQQPRVALLDEPTAFLDLKHVAEILTRFRELCGEGRMAVVATMHDLNAAALYADRVLLLKDGATVAYGTPAEVLTADHLRRVYETEVYVGRNPSTGALMILPAAMAATARNLSE; encoded by the coding sequence ATGAGCGCGCATTCCGATGCATCCGCAATCGCGCTGCAAGCCAGCGCGATTCATGCGGGATACCCAGCCGTGCCGGTGCTGCACGGAGTATCGCTGCAAGTTGCGATGGGCGAGATGCTCGCGATCGTCGGTCCCAACGGCGCGGGCAAATCAACGCTGCTCAAAGTGCTGAATGGCTCGATGCTTCCGGCCTCGGGCAGCGTCGAGCTGTTCGGCCGTCCGATCGCATCGATGAATCGCCGCGAACTGGCGCGCACGATCGCGTCGGTCGGCCAGGAAAATGCCGTCGCGTTCCGATTCACGGTGCTCGAGATTGTGCTGATGGGCCGCGCGCCGCATCTTGGCGCGTTCCATTTCGAGAGTCCGCGCGATCTTGAAATCGCAACCGCCGCGCTCGATAGCTTCGGCTTGGCGCATCTGGCCGGCCGCCACATCCAGGAACTCTCGGGTGGCGAACGCAAGCGTGCTTTTCTCGCGCGAGCGCTGGCGCAGCAGCCGCGCGTCGCGCTGCTCGACGAGCCGACCGCGTTTCTCGATCTCAAGCATGTCGCCGAAATTCTCACGCGCTTTCGCGAGCTGTGCGGCGAAGGCCGGATGGCGGTGGTCGCCACGATGCACGATCTGAACGCCGCGGCGCTCTATGCCGACCGCGTCTTGCTGCTGAAGGATGGCGCGACGGTCGCCTACGGCACGCCCGCCGAAGTTCTGACCGCCGATCATCTGCGGCGCGTTTACGAAACCGAGGTGTATGTCGGGCGCAATCCTTCGACCGGCGCGCTGATGATTCTGCCTGCCGCGATGGCCGCTACCGCGCGAAACCTCAGTGAGTAG
- a CDS encoding GIY-YIG nuclease family protein gives MRKRPRSLPEPAAKSESPHSCATEFRLVRFPQVSKAARSYFVYILSSPSRTLYVGVTNSLERRVFEHKDKAVRGFTARYNISRLVYFEEFSDPGSAISREKEIRAGGGRKR, from the coding sequence ATGCGGAAAAGACCGCGATCGTTACCGGAACCAGCCGCAAAATCGGAATCGCCGCATTCTTGCGCGACTGAATTTCGACTTGTCCGGTTTCCGCAAGTGTCGAAGGCCGCCAGAAGTTACTTCGTGTACATTTTGTCGAGTCCGTCCCGCACGCTTTACGTCGGCGTCACCAATAGTCTCGAGCGACGAGTCTTCGAACACAAGGACAAAGCCGTGCGTGGCTTCACGGCGCGCTACAACATCAGCCGTTTGGTGTATTTCGAAGAGTTCTCCGACCCCGGGAGTGCGATCAGTCGCGAGAAGGAGATTAGAGCTGGCGGCGGGAGAAAAAGATAA
- a CDS encoding ABC transporter substrate-binding protein, with protein MSAIIACTLSFAASADAAATRRIVSLAPSVTETLFALGAGPEVVGVSQYCDYPAEVRKLPRVGSFLTPNLEAIIALRPTLVIGLGLSSDQREIRALNSMGYPVLLVSDASLGEIEKSIDAVGARVGREHEARDLVARIRAQVALVSDRLASSRIVRALMLVGHQPIVAVGRGTFLNQLLQLARADNIAAVSGQEWPQLSLEYIIAMRPEVILDGSMGNDPRSPSHFWEKYQTIPAVSGHRVFGYPQDPILHSGPRVGRSLEMIARMIHPEAFGSVAENGK; from the coding sequence GTGTCCGCGATTATTGCCTGCACACTATCGTTCGCGGCGTCGGCGGATGCCGCCGCGACGCGGCGAATCGTGTCGCTCGCGCCATCGGTCACGGAGACGCTGTTCGCGCTGGGCGCGGGCCCCGAGGTCGTCGGCGTCTCGCAGTATTGCGATTATCCCGCCGAAGTGCGAAAGCTCCCGCGCGTCGGCTCGTTCCTGACGCCAAATCTTGAAGCGATTATCGCGCTACGTCCCACGCTGGTGATCGGTCTTGGATTGTCGTCGGATCAACGCGAAATCCGCGCGCTCAATTCGATGGGCTATCCGGTGCTGCTGGTGAGCGACGCTTCGCTTGGTGAAATCGAAAAGAGCATCGATGCGGTCGGCGCACGAGTTGGCCGCGAGCACGAGGCTCGCGATCTCGTCGCGCGGATTCGCGCGCAGGTTGCGCTGGTCAGCGATCGTCTCGCGTCGTCGCGGATTGTGCGGGCGCTGATGCTGGTGGGGCATCAGCCGATCGTCGCGGTCGGTCGCGGCACGTTTCTGAATCAACTGCTCCAGCTCGCGCGCGCCGACAATATTGCGGCGGTCTCGGGTCAGGAATGGCCGCAACTGAGCCTCGAATACATCATCGCGATGCGCCCCGAAGTGATTCTCGACGGTTCGATGGGTAACGACCCCAGGTCGCCGAGCCACTTCTGGGAGAAGTACCAGACGATCCCCGCCGTCAGCGGGCATCGCGTGTTTGGATATCCGCAAGATCCGATTCTGCATTCGGGGCCGCGCGTCGGGCGTTCGCTCGAAATGATCGCGCGGATGATTCATCCCGAGGCGTTTGGCAGCGTCGCGGAGAATGGCAAGTGA
- a CDS encoding HAD family hydrolase — MVLVEPGQTLNLIFDADDTLWDSNIHFLEAFDAFCDALRDSGLILERAEIHAAVRTAELKRIQTHGYGRKPYMVALQDAVAELAPRGHHRLQIALDRIGTHLIERHCELLPDVGPTLQQLAARHRIMMFTKGQRDEQLRKLHRSGLAPLFERVETPREKDVDAYLRLVRDAELDSSATFMIGNSPRSDINPAVRAGLRAVFIPHAHTWDLEDEELLDAKDRIIELPTFRRLVEVF, encoded by the coding sequence ATGGTGCTTGTTGAACCGGGACAAACTCTGAATCTCATCTTTGACGCCGACGACACGCTCTGGGATTCGAATATTCATTTTCTCGAAGCGTTCGACGCGTTTTGCGATGCGCTCCGCGACAGCGGCCTGATCCTGGAGCGCGCAGAAATTCATGCGGCAGTCCGTACCGCCGAACTGAAGCGTATCCAGACTCACGGCTACGGGCGCAAACCCTACATGGTCGCCCTGCAGGACGCGGTTGCCGAGCTCGCTCCGCGCGGCCACCATCGCCTCCAGATAGCGCTCGACCGTATCGGCACTCATTTGATCGAGCGCCACTGTGAATTGCTGCCGGATGTCGGGCCGACTCTGCAGCAGCTCGCCGCGCGGCATCGCATCATGATGTTCACCAAGGGGCAGCGCGATGAGCAATTGCGAAAATTGCATCGCTCAGGACTCGCGCCGCTGTTCGAGCGGGTCGAGACGCCGCGCGAAAAGGACGTGGACGCCTATCTGCGGCTGGTGCGCGACGCCGAACTCGATTCGTCGGCGACGTTCATGATTGGCAACAGCCCGCGCTCGGACATCAATCCGGCGGTGCGGGCGGGCTTGCGCGCGGTCTTTATTCCGCACGCGCACACATGGGATCTCGAGGACGAGGAACTCCTCGACGCCAAGGATCGAATTATCGAGTTGCCCACCTTTCGCAGGCTCGTGGAAGTATTCTAG
- the hydA gene encoding dihydropyrimidinase, with amino-acid sequence MLDLAIVGATAVTPSGVGPADVGVRVGKIAQIAPSGTLEPAARTIDARGMLLLPGAVDPHTHLDAEMFNTSTIDDFESGTVAAAAGGVTTIVDYAFQAAGGTLEQAVEKWRAKASGKAIIDYGFHIALLDPSPEAIAEIPRAVERGVTSFKIFMMQGFEARARDYLRAFRVAGESGALLAIHAEDEHLIGFCTERLLAAGKSGVAHFGASRPPLSESAAVRRALAMTELANAPAYFVHLSSGDAIADIRRARANGQVVLTETRPIYLYLTEERFLEPEGAKYVGYPPLRNAANRDAIWTALADGSVDVVATDHCSWKLERKLAADRFTRIVPGMSNLETLVPMLFSEGVVKGRITLARMVELVATNPAKIFGMYPQKGAIVEQADADLVIFDPNRKVIIKSGEMHSRSDYDPFEGFEITGWPTMTLSRGETIVVDRKEQARRGRGKFMHRARFSPAWRSSPNLA; translated from the coding sequence ATGCTCGATCTCGCGATCGTCGGCGCAACTGCGGTCACACCGTCGGGCGTAGGGCCGGCTGACGTCGGCGTCCGCGTCGGCAAAATCGCGCAGATAGCGCCGAGCGGAACGCTCGAGCCGGCGGCGCGCACGATCGATGCGCGCGGGATGCTGCTGCTGCCGGGCGCCGTCGATCCGCATACGCATCTCGACGCCGAGATGTTCAATACCAGCACGATCGATGATTTCGAGTCGGGAACTGTCGCCGCGGCGGCTGGTGGCGTCACCACGATCGTGGACTACGCATTTCAGGCGGCCGGCGGCACGCTCGAGCAGGCGGTCGAGAAATGGCGCGCGAAGGCATCAGGCAAGGCGATCATCGATTACGGATTTCATATTGCCCTGCTCGATCCCTCGCCCGAGGCGATCGCCGAAATACCGCGCGCGGTCGAACGCGGCGTCACCAGCTTCAAAATTTTCATGATGCAGGGATTCGAGGCTCGCGCGCGCGACTACCTGCGCGCGTTCAGGGTCGCCGGCGAAAGCGGGGCGCTGCTCGCGATCCATGCCGAGGACGAGCATCTGATTGGATTCTGCACCGAGCGCCTGCTCGCGGCTGGCAAAAGTGGCGTTGCGCATTTCGGTGCGAGCCGTCCGCCGCTCTCCGAGTCGGCCGCCGTGCGTCGCGCGCTCGCGATGACCGAACTGGCGAACGCGCCGGCCTACTTCGTTCACCTGTCGAGCGGCGACGCGATCGCCGACATCCGGCGCGCGCGCGCGAACGGCCAAGTTGTGCTCACGGAAACGCGACCGATCTATTTGTATTTGACCGAGGAGCGCTTCCTCGAACCCGAAGGCGCCAAGTATGTCGGCTATCCGCCGCTGCGCAACGCCGCGAATCGCGACGCGATTTGGACCGCGCTCGCCGACGGCAGCGTTGATGTCGTCGCGACCGATCATTGCAGTTGGAAGCTCGAGCGCAAACTCGCCGCGGATCGCTTCACGCGCATCGTGCCTGGCATGTCGAACCTGGAAACGCTGGTGCCGATGCTTTTTTCAGAGGGTGTGGTTAAAGGACGAATCACTCTCGCGCGCATGGTCGAGTTGGTCGCGACCAATCCCGCCAAAATCTTTGGGATGTATCCGCAGAAGGGGGCGATCGTCGAACAGGCCGATGCGGATTTGGTGATCTTCGATCCGAATCGCAAGGTCATCATCAAGAGCGGCGAGATGCATTCGCGATCCGACTACGATCCATTTGAAGGATTCGAAATCACAGGCTGGCCCACGATGACACTGTCGCGCGGCGAGACGATCGTCGTCGATCGCAAGGAGCAGGCGCGCCGCGGCCGCGGCAAATTCATGCATCGCGCACGCTTCTCGCCCGCCTGGCGCTCTTCGCCGAACCTCGCCTGA